One Intestinimonas butyriciproducens genomic window, ATTCTACAGGATTCCCTCGCCTTCCAAAGTGTGGCTGCCCCCGGTATAGCAGATCCCCCGGGGGAATGCCGTCACTGGCCGGGAAATCGAACAGAGACCGTCGCAGCCCAGCTGCGGCGGCCTCTGTCTGCTGCGTGCGGAAAAGGCAGTGGAACGGCGCAGGATGGGCCCCGCCCGTTCCGGCGGGGCTCCCGCGGATCAGAGGTCGGCCAGCCAGTCCTCCACGGCCTCCCGAAAGTGGAGGGGAGAGAGTTGGGCTGCGTTGAAGCGGGCGGCCAGCGCCAGGACCTCCTCGCTGCGGAGGGAGAGGTCGCAGAGGGCGGAGACGGGCTTCCACACGCCGCGGAGATACTGGCAGCAGAGCAGACCGTAGGCTACGTAGCGCCCCAGTTCCGGGGAGTGGAGCTCGGTACAGACCACCTGATAGGCGTACTGATCCGGAAAGGGACGTACCTCCTCCGTCAGTGCCTTGAGCTTGAAGCGGCGGAGATCCCGACGCTCGTTGGACTGCGTCAGCGCCGGGTGCCGCTGATGATACGGACGTTTCCTCTGAAGCAAAAAAGCTCGCTCCCTTCCATATTTCCTTTTACAAATCCAGAAAACAATGTTATACTGTATTCGCGCTATGGAAAAAAATTCTTGCAAATCCAGACACAGTAAAAACAACATATTCATTGTATCCGCTGGGCGGAAATTGTTCAATACCCAAAGATGGTGTAATAAACCTACGGATGGTGGAATATATTGTGGATGGGAGCGGACGGGATTGATCGCGCTGAGGTTGAGACAGTTGAAGATGGAACGAGGTTTGACCAATTCGGAACTGGCCGAGCTCACCTGTACCCCCCTCTCCACGATCGTGCGGCTGGTGAGCGGTCAGACCACCAATCCCACCTGGGACGTGATGCTGTCCATCGCGGAGGGGCTGGACGTTCCGATGGACGAGTTCTCCACCCGGCAGAACAAGCGCACCATCCGGGAGAACGAGATGAATCACATGCAGAAGTACCGGGTACTCGGCAGCAGCGGAAGGCAGGCGGTGGACGAGTGCCTGGAGCGGGAATATGTACAGTGGCTGAGGCTGCTGCAAAAAAAGGGAAGCAGGATCTCCTACAAGGAGACCATCGACCGGATCTATGACCTGGACAAGGAAAAGCTGGACCGCCTGCTCTCCCTGCTGGATGAGCTTGAGAGGAGAGGCCAACTTTAAAATTGGTGCGATCAATATTAAAATTGGCATAGAATTGCGCGGACGTGTGGGGCCGAAATGGTGAGAAAAGGTGGCCTGTACCGGTAAGAAACGGGCGGGAGGGTGCGAGAAGGGGAAATATGCACAAAAAACAGGAGAAATTTGATTTGACGCCATGGTGTATCATAGAAGTGAAATCAGGGGGGCGCAGCTCCCCAAGAAGAGGTGTCAGATATGTCCCTGAAGGTGGAAAAGAAAGACGCGGCGAAGGCCCATAGCGGCGCAAACAAGACGCAGAGCAGGCGGTATCCGCTGGCTCCGCTGTCCAATAACGGCGTGTCCGCCCGGGGCGGCGGCCTGTGGGTGGAGATGGCCAAATACGCCTAGGGCTCGTTTGAATACGGCCTTGCCGGGCATATCGCCGGTCTCCAAACAGGTCCTGCGTCTGAGCTCGTTTCCCGGAAAAAGAGCCCCCAGGAAGGGTTTTGGAAAATGGACCGGCGCCGCATTTGCGGCGCCGGTCCATTTTTTGCGCCGCGGATAACCCGGTTGATTCATGGACCGGGGAATGATATCATAAGGAAGACGACTTGAGGATATGGAGAGCGGATATGAGGAGACTGGCCGTTGGAATTTTAGCCCATGTGGACGCGGGGAAGACCACGCTGTCGGAGGCGCTGCTGTACCGGACCGGATGTCTGCGGCGGCTGGGCAGAGTGGACCACGGGGACGCCTTCCTGGATACCGCGCCCCTGGAGCGGGAGCGCGGCATCACCATTTTCTCCAAGCAGGCCGTGCTGCCCCTGGGGGAGACGGAGCTCACGCTGCTGGACACGCCGGGCCATGTGGACTTCTCCGCCGAGATGGAGCGGACCCTGCGGGTGCTGGACTGCGCCATCCTGGTGATCAGCGGCACCGACGGAGTGCAGGGGCACACCCGCACCCTCTGGCGGCTGCTGGAGCAGTACGGCGTCCCCACCTTTGTATTCATCAACAAGATGGATCTGCCCGGCGCGGACCGGGCGGGTCTGCTGGCCGGGCTGAAGCGCCGCCTGGGCGACGGCTGCACCGACTTCGACGCGGAGGGCGCCGCGCTGCTGGAGAATGTGGCGGTGTGCGACGAGGCCGCCCTCGAGCGGTATCTGGAGGCGGGGACCCTCTCCGACGGGGAGGTGGCCGGCCTGGTGGGCGCGCGGAAGCTCTTCCCCTGCTACTTCGGCTCCGCGCTGCGCCTGGAGGGGGTGGACGCGCTGCTGGAGGGGCTGGAGCGGTACGGACCCCGGCCGGACTATCCCCCGGAGTTCGGGGCCCGGGTGTATAAGATCTCCCGGGACGCCCAGGGCGGGCGCCTCACCCACCTGAAGGTCACCGGAGGCCGCCTCCGGGTGAAGGACCTGCTGACCAACCGCCGGGCGGATCTGGGGGAGGAGCAGATCTGGGAGGAGAAGGCGGACCAGATCCGCATTTATTCCGGGGAGCGATACCGGGCCGTGGAGGAGGTCCCGGCGGGGACGGTGTGCGCGGTGACCGGCCTGAGCCGCACCTATCCCGGCGAGGGCCTGGGCTGTGAACGGGCGCCGGAGCCCCCTGCTCTGGAGCCGGTGCTCACCTATCAGGTGCTGCTGCCCCCGGGCTGCGACCCCCACAGGGCGCTGCTGAAGCTCCGGGAGCTCCAGGAGGAGGACCCCCAGCTCCATATCGTCTGGAATGAACCGCTGCGGGAGATCCATATCCAGCTCATGGGGGAGGTCCAGCTGGAGGTCCTGCGGGTGCTCATCGCGCAGCGGTTCGGCCTGGAGGTCGGCTTCGGCGCAGGGAGCATCGTCTACCGGGAGACCATCGCCGCGCCGGTGGAGGGGGTGGGTCACTTTGAGCCCCTGCGGCACTACGCGGAGGTCCACCTGCTGCTGGAGCCCGGCCCGCGGGGCAGCGGCCTGCAGTTCTTCTCCTCCTGCGGAGAGGACATGCTGGACCGGAACTGGCAGCGGCTCATCCTCACCCACCTGGCCGAGCGCAGCCACCCCGGCGTGCTCACCGGGGCCCCCGTCACGGATCTGCGCATCACGCTGGTGGCCGGGCGGGCCCATGTGAAGCACACCGAGGGGGGCGACTTCCGCCAGGCCACCTATCGGGCGGTGCGCCAGGGTCTGATGCAGGCCGAGAGCATCCTTCTGGAGCCCTGGTACGAGTTCCGCCTGGAGCTCCCCGCCGAGCATGTGGGACGGGCCCTCTCCGACCTCCAGCGCATGGCGGGGGAGGTCTCCCCGCCGGAGACGGAGGGGGAGGAGACGGTGCTCACCGGCGCGGCGCCGGTGGCCTGCCTGCGGGACTATGCCCGGGAGGTGGCCGCCTATACCCGGGGCCGGGGCAGGCTCTTCTGCACCCTGAGGGGCTACGCGCCCTGCCACAACCAGGCGGAGGTGGTGGCCGCCCTGGGCTACGACAGCCTTCGGGATACGGAGAATCCGGCGGACTCGGTGTTCTGCGCCCACGGGGCGGGCTTCACCGTGAAATGGGACCAGGTGCGGAAATACATGCACGTGGACAGCGGTCTCTGCCTGGAAAAGGCGGAGGAAGCGGAAGCCCCTCCGGCCTCCCGGCGGGTCCCCGCCGGCTATGCCCACTCCCTGGAACAGGACAAGGAGCTCCAGGCCATCTTCGAGCGGACCTACGGGCCGGTGAAGCGGCGGGACTTCCAGCCCCAGGCCCGACCGCCCCGCCGGGAGACGGAGGAGGCCGGGGAGAAGCGGAGCATCCGCCCCCCGGACCTGGGGCCGGAATACCTGCTGGTGGACGGCTACAACATCATTTTCGCCTGGGAGGACCTGAAGGCGGTGGCGCGGGACAGCCTGGACGCCGCCCGGCAGCTGCTCATGGACCTTTTGAGCAACTACCAGGGGTTCCGCAAGTGCGAGGTCATTCTGGTCTTCGACGCCTACAAGGTCCCCAGGAACACGGGCGAGGTGGTCCGCTACCACAATATCTATGTGGTCTATACCAGGGAGGCCGAGACGGCGGACGCCTATATCGAGAAGGCCACCTATGAGATCGGGAAAAAGCACCGGGTCCGGGTGGCCACCTCCGACGGCGCGGAGCAGCTCATCATTCTGGGCCACGGGGCCCTGCGCCTCTCCGCCTCCGCCTTCCGGGCGGAGCTGGAGCGGACCGGCGGAGAGATTCAGGCCATTCTGGAGCGGAACAACTGCCGGGTGCGGTCCCAGCCGGTGAAGGCCGCCCTGGACCGGGCCGGAGAGGCCCGGCGGCGGGAGAGAGAGGAGGGGTCATGATGGACAAGCGGTATACCCGCCTCAAGCTGAAGATGCTCCTGCTGGTGGTGGCGGGCACCCTGGGCGCGCTGGCCGCGGCCCTCTTCCTCTGGGAGATGGTGGTGGACGGCCTGTTCCAGGACCCCTTTGCCCGGAGCGTGCTGTGGGTGTGCCAGAACCTGTTCGGCTGTGACGAGGCGGGGGCGCTGGAGATCTACCAGCACGTCTTCCGCAATCACAAGGGCACCTGGCTGCTGGTGGGGACCATCCTTCTGATGCTGGGGGCCTTTTACGTGGCGATGGGGCGGTTCACCCGCTGGCTGGACCAGATCGGCGCGGCGGTGCGCCAGGTGGTGAACGAGACCGGAGAGACGGTGCGCCTGCCCAAGGAGCTCCGGCCCGTGGAGGAGGACCTGCGGTCCATCCAGCGGACCCTGGGAGGGCGGGAGACCGAGGCCAGGGAGGCGGAGCAGCGGCGGCAGGACCTGGTGGCCTTCCTGGCCCACGACCTCAAGACCCCACTCACCTCTGTGCTGGGCTACCTCAACCTGCTCCACGACGAGCCGGGACTCACGGCGGAGCAGCGGGCCAAATATACGGGCATCGCCCTGGACAAGGCCAGGCGGCTGGAGGAGCTCATCAGCGAATTTTTCGACATCACCCGGATGGACTTCCGCATTCTGGGCGGGAACGGAGAGCCCATTCAGCTCTCCATCCTGCTGGAGCAGCTGGTGGACGAGTTTTACCCCGCCTTCGCGGGGAAGGACCTCACCTGCCGCACGGACATCGCCTCCCGGCTGGTGGTCCGGGGGGACCCGGACAAGCTGGCCCGGGTGTTCGACAACGTCCTGCGCAACGCCGTGAGCTACAGTGTGTCCGGCGGCCAGGTGGACCTGGAGGCCAGGGTCGACGGAGAGAGCGTGGAGATCGCCGTGCGCAACGAGGGTCTGGAGATTCCGGAAAAGGAGCTGACCAATATCTTTCAGAAATTTTACCGCCTGGATCAGGCCCGCTCCACCCGCACCGGCGGCGCCGGGCTGGGTCTGGCCATCGCCCGGGAGATCGTGGAGCGCCACGGCGGCTCCATTCGGGCGGAGAGCGACGGCAGGCGCACCAGCTTTGTGATCCGCCTGCCCCGCGCGGAGGAGGAGACGCCATGACAAAACAGGAGGCCGCACAGGCCTATCTGTGCCGGGACCCGGTGCTGTACGCCAATCTGCTGGAGGCGCTGCGGCGGGGGAGCGCCGAGCTGCTGGAGGCCGGGGAGGAGGGCGTCCTCCTCTACGAGCGGGGATGCGGGGCGTACATGATGTCCGTAGCCTCCCCGGCGGCGGCAGGGCGGCTGCTGGGAATGGTCCCGGCGGACTGCGACCTTTTCGTGGGCCATGAGCTGGCGTATTTTGAGCAGGCAAAGGCCCGGTGGGGCTTCCCACTGAGCCAGATCTGCTACTCCGCCGCCTATCTGGGGACGGAGCCGCTGCCCCTGCCCGCCTTTGACGGGGCGCTGCGTCCCCTGGACCGGACCTGGGCCCCCTGGGTTCTCCGGCACTACAGCCACGCCTTTGGGGGCCTGCCCTATATGGAGGAGGCCGTGAGGCGCGGGGTCCTGGGGGCGTTTCCCACCGGCAGCAACCAGCCCGCGGGTTTTGTGGGCTTTCATGAGGAGGGGAGCATCGGCATGCTGGAGGTGCTGCCCGCCTGGCGGCGCCGGGGCTTGGGCGAGCTCCTCCTGCGGGCGGCGGTAAACCGGGCGCTGGAGCGGGGCGCCCTCCCCTT contains:
- a CDS encoding DUF6514 family protein, with amino-acid sequence MLQRKRPYHQRHPALTQSNERRDLRRFKLKALTEEVRPFPDQYAYQVVCTELHSPELGRYVAYGLLCCQYLRGVWKPVSALCDLSLRSEEVLALAARFNAAQLSPLHFREAVEDWLADL
- a CDS encoding helix-turn-helix domain-containing protein, with the translated sequence MEKNSCKSRHSKNNIFIVSAGRKLFNTQRWCNKPTDGGIYCGWERTGLIALRLRQLKMERGLTNSELAELTCTPLSTIVRLVSGQTTNPTWDVMLSIAEGLDVPMDEFSTRQNKRTIRENEMNHMQKYRVLGSSGRQAVDECLEREYVQWLRLLQKKGSRISYKETIDRIYDLDKEKLDRLLSLLDELERRGQL
- a CDS encoding translation factor GTPase family protein, with translation MRRLAVGILAHVDAGKTTLSEALLYRTGCLRRLGRVDHGDAFLDTAPLERERGITIFSKQAVLPLGETELTLLDTPGHVDFSAEMERTLRVLDCAILVISGTDGVQGHTRTLWRLLEQYGVPTFVFINKMDLPGADRAGLLAGLKRRLGDGCTDFDAEGAALLENVAVCDEAALERYLEAGTLSDGEVAGLVGARKLFPCYFGSALRLEGVDALLEGLERYGPRPDYPPEFGARVYKISRDAQGGRLTHLKVTGGRLRVKDLLTNRRADLGEEQIWEEKADQIRIYSGERYRAVEEVPAGTVCAVTGLSRTYPGEGLGCERAPEPPALEPVLTYQVLLPPGCDPHRALLKLRELQEEDPQLHIVWNEPLREIHIQLMGEVQLEVLRVLIAQRFGLEVGFGAGSIVYRETIAAPVEGVGHFEPLRHYAEVHLLLEPGPRGSGLQFFSSCGEDMLDRNWQRLILTHLAERSHPGVLTGAPVTDLRITLVAGRAHVKHTEGGDFRQATYRAVRQGLMQAESILLEPWYEFRLELPAEHVGRALSDLQRMAGEVSPPETEGEETVLTGAAPVACLRDYAREVAAYTRGRGRLFCTLRGYAPCHNQAEVVAALGYDSLRDTENPADSVFCAHGAGFTVKWDQVRKYMHVDSGLCLEKAEEAEAPPASRRVPAGYAHSLEQDKELQAIFERTYGPVKRRDFQPQARPPRRETEEAGEKRSIRPPDLGPEYLLVDGYNIIFAWEDLKAVARDSLDAARQLLMDLLSNYQGFRKCEVILVFDAYKVPRNTGEVVRYHNIYVVYTREAETADAYIEKATYEIGKKHRVRVATSDGAEQLIILGHGALRLSASAFRAELERTGGEIQAILERNNCRVRSQPVKAALDRAGEARRREREEGS
- a CDS encoding GNAT family N-acetyltransferase, encoding MTKQEAAQAYLCRDPVLYANLLEALRRGSAELLEAGEEGVLLYERGCGAYMMSVASPAAAGRLLGMVPADCDLFVGHELAYFEQAKARWGFPLSQICYSAAYLGTEPLPLPAFDGALRPLDRTWAPWVLRHYSHAFGGLPYMEEAVRRGVLGAFPTGSNQPAGFVGFHEEGSIGMLEVLPAWRRRGLGELLLRAAVNRALERGALPFAQVIEDNAPSLALQQKAGLTLSGTRMFWLMRE
- a CDS encoding sensor histidine kinase — protein: MMDKRYTRLKLKMLLLVVAGTLGALAAALFLWEMVVDGLFQDPFARSVLWVCQNLFGCDEAGALEIYQHVFRNHKGTWLLVGTILLMLGAFYVAMGRFTRWLDQIGAAVRQVVNETGETVRLPKELRPVEEDLRSIQRTLGGRETEAREAEQRRQDLVAFLAHDLKTPLTSVLGYLNLLHDEPGLTAEQRAKYTGIALDKARRLEELISEFFDITRMDFRILGGNGEPIQLSILLEQLVDEFYPAFAGKDLTCRTDIASRLVVRGDPDKLARVFDNVLRNAVSYSVSGGQVDLEARVDGESVEIAVRNEGLEIPEKELTNIFQKFYRLDQARSTRTGGAGLGLAIAREIVERHGGSIRAESDGRRTSFVIRLPRAEEETP